The Geothermobacter ehrlichii genome has a segment encoding these proteins:
- a CDS encoding cobalt-precorrin 5A hydrolase, whose translation MQLAIIAITPGGAVLARRLAAEAEGAELWLPEKLRGAVPARYFSGRLGDLLAELFARVDGLVCIMATGIVVRLLAPHLRDKGRDPAVVVVDEAGQFAVSLLSGHLGGANELAAEVAEILGGQAVITTATDVNGLPAWDEVARRLDMAVEPLARVKLLNGLLLRGGRIALVDPQGAVSAAFAGVPGVETAESFAAALDCGAEGLVFVTSRHLPQLERQPNLLALRPRCYAVGVGCNRGTEADEIEAVIRSEMEKAYLAPASIFCLASIDAKRDEGGLLSAAARFGVSLTFFSKEQLNAVEAPSETSEHALKAVGAGGVCEPAAILAAGGGRLLVKKKKSGNVTVAVAEIAR comes from the coding sequence ATGCAACTTGCCATCATCGCCATAACCCCCGGCGGTGCCGTCCTGGCCCGCCGGCTGGCCGCCGAGGCCGAGGGGGCCGAACTCTGGCTGCCGGAAAAGCTGCGCGGCGCAGTGCCGGCCCGCTATTTCAGCGGACGTCTCGGCGATCTTCTGGCCGAGCTGTTCGCTCGGGTCGACGGACTGGTCTGCATCATGGCTACCGGCATCGTGGTGCGGCTGCTGGCGCCGCATCTGCGGGACAAGGGGCGTGATCCGGCGGTGGTGGTGGTCGACGAAGCCGGGCAGTTCGCCGTCAGCCTACTCTCCGGGCATCTCGGCGGCGCCAACGAGCTGGCGGCCGAGGTGGCGGAGATTCTCGGCGGCCAGGCGGTGATCACCACTGCTACCGATGTCAACGGACTGCCGGCCTGGGACGAGGTCGCCCGCCGGCTGGACATGGCGGTGGAGCCGCTTGCCCGCGTCAAGCTGCTCAACGGACTGCTGCTGCGCGGCGGCCGCATCGCCCTGGTCGATCCGCAGGGAGCGGTCAGCGCCGCGTTTGCAGGTGTCCCCGGAGTGGAGACGGCCGAAAGTTTCGCCGCCGCTTTGGACTGCGGAGCCGAAGGGTTGGTTTTCGTCACGTCCCGCCACCTGCCGCAGCTTGAGCGGCAGCCGAACCTGTTGGCGCTGCGGCCGCGCTGTTACGCGGTCGGCGTCGGCTGCAACCGGGGAACGGAGGCCGACGAGATCGAGGCGGTGATTCGCTCCGAGATGGAAAAGGCCTATCTCGCCCCGGCGAGTATCTTTTGCCTGGCCAGTATCGACGCCAAGCGGGACGAAGGCGGCCTGCTTTCCGCCGCCGCCCGGTTCGGAGTGTCACTGACCTTTTTCAGCAAGGAGCAGCTGAATGCCGTCGAGGCGCCGAGCGAAACATCCGAACACGCCCTCAAGGCCGTTGGTGCCGGGGGGGTCTGCGAACCGGCGGCGATACTTGCCGCTGGCGGCGGCAGGTTGTTGGTGAAAAAGAAGAAAAGCGGCAATGTGACGGTGGCGGTGGCGGAGATTGCGCGATGA
- the cobM gene encoding precorrin-4 C(11)-methyltransferase: protein MPQRHPVLFVGAGPGDPELITVKGLKALQRAELVVYAGSLVNPALLGECPAGCEIHDSAPLNLRQTHRLLADGARAGRRVVRLHTGDPALYGAIQEQMDLLDAEGLDYEVIPGVTAAFAAAAALKQELTLPEVSQTLVMTRAEGRTPVPAPERLSRLAANGGTICLYLSVGMVEKVVAELLAGGVFTGRTPAAVVYRASWPDEKIVTGTLSDIAGKIAKAGIRRQALILVGEALGARGRGLQARSKLYDADFTHGFRK, encoded by the coding sequence ATGCCCCAACGTCATCCCGTTCTCTTTGTCGGCGCCGGCCCCGGCGATCCGGAACTGATCACCGTCAAGGGGCTGAAGGCCCTGCAGCGGGCCGAGCTGGTGGTCTATGCCGGTTCCCTGGTCAATCCGGCCCTGCTCGGGGAGTGTCCCGCCGGCTGCGAGATTCATGACAGCGCGCCACTGAATCTGCGGCAGACCCATCGGTTGCTGGCCGACGGCGCCCGCGCCGGCAGGCGGGTAGTGCGCCTGCATACCGGCGATCCGGCCCTCTACGGGGCGATCCAGGAGCAGATGGACCTGCTCGACGCCGAGGGACTCGACTACGAAGTGATTCCGGGGGTGACAGCGGCTTTTGCGGCGGCAGCGGCCCTGAAGCAGGAACTGACCTTGCCGGAGGTCTCCCAGACCCTGGTCATGACCCGCGCCGAAGGGCGGACGCCGGTGCCGGCACCGGAAAGGTTGTCGCGCCTGGCTGCCAACGGCGGCACGATCTGTCTCTATCTCTCGGTCGGGATGGTGGAGAAAGTCGTCGCCGAACTGCTGGCCGGCGGCGTCTTCACCGGGCGGACCCCGGCTGCCGTTGTCTATCGCGCCAGCTGGCCGGACGAGAAAATCGTTACCGGCACCCTGTCCGATATCGCGGGCAAAATCGCGAAGGCCGGTATTCGCCGCCAGGCGCTGATCCTGGTCGGCGAAGCACTTGGGGCAAGGGGCCGTGGTTTGCAGGCACGATCGAAGCTGTACGATGCGGACTTTACGCACGGCTTCAGAAAATGA
- the cbiE gene encoding precorrin-6y C5,15-methyltransferase (decarboxylating) subunit CbiE has translation MNKIYVVGAGVAGQEGFSRRALELIEGADLLIGGERQLALFPDFGGETMVIDSNLPAVVERLRSRQGRPVVLASGDPLFFGIGRYLLRNLPDEEFEFVPNVSSVQYAFAKIRQPWDDAVFVSTHGRDLKLAVDRIVANDKAAVLTDEVNTPAAIARELIERGREGYAAWLCENLGGADERIVETDVRGLLEIDAAPLNVLILVKQFEGESRDRGSWLGIPDDEFATVKKLITKEEVRVVTLAKLRLRHDMVLWDIGAGSGSISIEADHLLPNGKIFAVERNAECRAFIKQNLQAFNTRNVHLVEGDAPECLEDLPDPDRVFIGGSGGHLWEILEVADRRLPADGRIVLNAITLDTLTAANEFFANAGYRVEVVTINVARTRPLTDYKMFEAYNPVYIISADKQ, from the coding sequence ATGAACAAAATCTATGTGGTGGGAGCGGGCGTTGCCGGGCAGGAAGGCTTCAGCCGGCGGGCCCTGGAGCTGATCGAGGGAGCCGATCTGCTGATCGGCGGCGAGCGGCAGCTGGCGCTCTTTCCCGATTTCGGCGGCGAGACCATGGTCATCGACAGCAATCTGCCCGCGGTGGTGGAGCGTCTGCGAAGCCGCCAGGGCCGTCCGGTGGTGCTGGCGTCCGGTGATCCGCTCTTTTTCGGCATCGGCCGCTATCTGCTGCGCAACCTGCCGGACGAGGAGTTCGAATTCGTTCCCAACGTCTCCTCGGTGCAGTACGCCTTTGCCAAGATCCGCCAGCCCTGGGATGACGCCGTATTCGTCTCCACCCATGGCCGCGACCTGAAGCTGGCGGTCGACCGTATCGTCGCCAACGACAAGGCGGCGGTGCTGACCGACGAGGTGAACACGCCGGCGGCCATCGCCCGCGAGCTGATCGAGCGCGGCCGTGAAGGTTATGCCGCCTGGCTGTGCGAAAACCTCGGCGGCGCTGACGAGCGGATCGTCGAAACCGACGTGCGCGGCCTGCTTGAGATCGACGCCGCGCCGCTTAATGTTCTCATCCTGGTCAAGCAGTTCGAGGGCGAGAGCAGGGACCGCGGCTCCTGGCTCGGCATTCCCGATGACGAGTTCGCCACGGTGAAGAAGCTGATTACCAAGGAAGAGGTGCGGGTGGTGACCCTGGCCAAGCTGCGCCTGCGTCACGACATGGTGCTGTGGGACATCGGCGCCGGTTCCGGTTCGATCAGCATCGAGGCCGATCACCTGCTGCCCAACGGCAAGATTTTCGCAGTCGAGCGCAATGCCGAATGCCGTGCCTTCATCAAGCAGAACCTGCAGGCCTTCAACACCCGCAACGTGCACCTGGTGGAGGGGGACGCTCCCGAATGCCTGGAGGATCTGCCCGATCCGGACCGGGTTTTCATCGGCGGCAGCGGCGGCCATCTCTGGGAGATCCTCGAGGTCGCCGACCGGCGGCTGCCGGCCGACGGGCGCATCGTGCTCAACGCCATCACCCTCGATACCCTGACCGCCGCCAACGAGTTTTTCGCCAATGCCGGCTACCGGGTCGAGGTGGTCACCATCAATGTCGCCCGTACCCGGCCGCTGACCGATTACAAGATGTTCGAGGCCTACAACCCGGTCTACATCATCTCCGCCGACAAGCAGTGA
- the cbiD gene encoding cobalt-precorrin-5B (C(1))-methyltransferase CbiD — protein MGRSLRHGYTTGACAAAAALGAARWLAGEEPGRVELLLPGGERAGFALHGCRRGEDQACCFVVKDAGDDPDITHGVEVHARLERISPSSRHACPEGEVRIVGGEGIGTVTKPGLAVPVGEPAINPVPRRMIEAAVRSVFSSGDFRVTISIPDGEQRARKTLNARLGILGGLSILGTTGVVRPLSHQAWTDTIDVAIDVAQAAGCDRIVASTGRSSETAARSALAELPEEAFVMMGDFVGHLVSALRRKGGRHLVLAAQFAKLLKIACGHEQTHVRNADLDLKRLAAWARQVDATGATAAQVAGANTAREVFLALGAAHPLVALVAERARKELHNRAPGVKIEILLVGYDGEVAGRF, from the coding sequence ATGGGCCGCTCCCTGCGCCACGGCTACACTACCGGCGCCTGCGCCGCCGCCGCGGCCCTGGGCGCGGCACGCTGGCTGGCCGGAGAGGAGCCCGGGCGGGTCGAGCTGCTGTTGCCGGGCGGCGAACGGGCCGGGTTTGCCCTGCACGGCTGCCGGCGCGGGGAAGATCAGGCCTGTTGTTTTGTGGTCAAGGATGCCGGTGATGACCCGGACATCACCCACGGGGTGGAGGTGCACGCCCGGCTGGAAAGAATCTCCCCCTCTTCCCGGCATGCCTGCCCCGAAGGCGAGGTCCGGATTGTCGGCGGGGAGGGGATCGGTACCGTGACCAAGCCGGGCCTGGCGGTGCCGGTCGGCGAGCCGGCCATCAATCCGGTGCCGCGGCGAATGATCGAGGCGGCGGTCCGTTCGGTCTTTTCCTCCGGCGACTTCCGGGTGACCATCTCCATTCCCGACGGCGAACAGCGGGCCCGCAAAACCCTCAACGCCCGCCTGGGCATCCTTGGCGGTCTGTCGATTCTCGGCACCACCGGCGTCGTCCGGCCGCTGTCCCACCAGGCCTGGACCGATACCATCGATGTCGCCATCGACGTCGCCCAGGCGGCCGGTTGCGACCGGATCGTTGCCAGCACCGGCCGTTCCAGCGAAACGGCGGCGCGTTCGGCCCTGGCCGAGTTGCCGGAAGAGGCCTTCGTGATGATGGGGGATTTCGTCGGCCACCTGGTGAGCGCCCTGCGTCGCAAGGGTGGGCGGCATCTGGTGCTGGCGGCGCAGTTCGCCAAGCTGCTCAAGATCGCCTGCGGCCACGAACAGACCCATGTGCGCAACGCCGATCTCGACCTGAAACGGCTCGCGGCCTGGGCCCGGCAGGTTGATGCCACGGGTGCGACGGCGGCGCAGGTAGCCGGGGCGAACACCGCCCGCGAGGTCTTTCTCGCACTCGGCGCCGCGCATCCGCTGGTGGCACTGGTGGCCGAACGGGCGAGGAAAGAGTTGCATAACCGGGCGCCGGGCGTAAAAATAGAAATTCTCCTGGTCGGCTACGATGGCGAGGTGGCGGGGAGATTCTGA
- a CDS encoding precorrin-8X methylmutase, with protein sequence MKTAILLIGHGSRHPESGQTVQRIAGQLAARTGGVPVEVCFLGLQSPGVQEGIDACVRAGAQRVLLCPCLLAAGRHLRDDLPQELARARQRHPGLEMVLAEPLGDHPLLAEVVAQRFQAAAVAAGWQDGVGRPDEAGIIRDPLAIERQSFAMIDAEVGEHRFDAHQWPIVRRIIHTTADFDFATTTCFSPGVVGRALAALRAGACIYCDTNMVLAGVNKNRLAALGGRIACHVADPQVAAAAREAGVTRSIVALRQGVAEGAEIFLIGNAPTALFELLALAGRGEVRPALVVGVPVGFVGAAESKEALYASNLPYILCRGRKGGSAIAAAILNQLLILAAEG encoded by the coding sequence ATGAAAACCGCCATTCTGCTGATCGGGCATGGTTCGCGGCATCCGGAATCCGGCCAGACGGTGCAGCGCATCGCCGGACAGCTCGCGGCACGGACCGGGGGCGTGCCGGTCGAGGTCTGTTTTCTCGGCCTGCAGTCGCCCGGCGTTCAGGAGGGAATCGACGCCTGCGTCCGGGCCGGGGCGCAGCGGGTTCTGCTCTGCCCCTGTCTTCTTGCCGCCGGCCGTCATCTGCGCGACGATCTGCCGCAGGAGCTGGCCCGGGCCCGGCAGCGCCACCCCGGATTGGAGATGGTGCTGGCCGAACCGCTTGGCGACCATCCGCTGCTGGCCGAGGTGGTCGCGCAGCGCTTTCAGGCCGCCGCGGTCGCGGCCGGCTGGCAGGATGGGGTGGGGCGACCTGATGAGGCCGGGATCATCCGTGACCCGCTCGCCATCGAGCGGCAGAGCTTTGCCATGATCGACGCCGAGGTTGGTGAGCATCGCTTCGACGCGCATCAGTGGCCGATCGTCCGGCGCATCATTCACACCACGGCCGATTTCGATTTTGCCACCACCACCTGTTTCTCTCCCGGCGTGGTCGGCCGGGCGCTGGCCGCCCTGCGCGCCGGGGCATGTATCTACTGCGACACCAACATGGTGCTGGCCGGCGTCAACAAGAACCGCCTGGCGGCGCTGGGCGGCCGCATTGCCTGCCATGTCGCCGATCCGCAGGTCGCCGCCGCGGCCCGCGAGGCCGGAGTGACCCGTTCCATTGTCGCCCTGCGCCAGGGGGTTGCCGAAGGGGCGGAGATCTTTCTCATCGGCAATGCGCCGACGGCGCTGTTCGAGCTGCTCGCCCTGGCGGGGCGGGGCGAGGTCAGGCCGGCGCTGGTGGTCGGGGTGCCGGTCGGCTTTGTCGGCGCGGCGGAGTCGAAGGAAGCCCTCTACGCGTCGAACCTGCCCTACATCCTCTGCCGGGGGCGCAAGGGGGGATCGGCGATCGCCGCCGCCATCCTCAACCAGCTGCTGATTCTGGCGGCGGAGGGTTGA